Within Chelatococcus sp. HY11, the genomic segment GGGGAGGGATCGGCGACGGTTGCCGGGCGTCCTGGAGGCTACGAAGCTGCATGTTCCGGGCTCATCGCTGCGCGATGCCTCGGTCGAGCGGGCTTCAGTTACCCATGCGCTGGTTCCACATGCGCTCGCCGACCAGGCACCCCGTGCGCCCTTGGCCGTTGGCCGGCGCGCGTTCGACGCGCGGCTGAGCCTGGGCGAACCGCGGCGTCGGCGCGACGATGCCGGCCTGCTGGATCAGCGGCGCTATCCGGCCGAATTCATTTTTCGGCGTTTCGTCGCTGTCGGCGATCTCGGTCACAAGCTTGGTGCGGATCACGTTGGCGAACTGCTGCAACTCCCGCAGCTGCACCATGAAGGCGCCCACACCGCCGATGACGCAATCGCGATAATAGCCATCCAGATCGGAGATGTCGGTATATCCGGGCCGTTTGAGCAGGATCGGCAGACCGTTGATGGTGATGCCCTGGGCGACGGCCTCGTCGCGTGCGTCGGTGACCGCGCGCCCCTCGTTGTTGGGTCCATCGCCCGACACGTCGATCACGCGCCGTATCGCCTTGATCCCGCCCGTGTTGAACAGGGCCGCCGAGAAATCGATGCCGCCCGATATTGACGTGCGGAAAGCGCGCCTTATCGGTGCGCTCGACAGGACCTCGACGAAGGAATCCGCGCTCTCCGGTCCCTCGATGATGCGCCAAGGCACTATAACATCCTGACTGCGCTGTCCG encodes:
- a CDS encoding DUF1194 domain-containing protein codes for the protein MLTRVCEKLRLGSLFLTGGLIACGMIGLRAEPVQAAEQEVDLALVLAVDISYSMDEDEQKLQRQGYMDALRSREVLEAIGKGAVGRIAVTYVEWAGQRSQDVIVPWRIIEGPESADSFVEVLSSAPIRRAFRTSISGGIDFSAALFNTGGIKAIRRVIDVSGDGPNNEGRAVTDARDEAVAQGITINGLPILLKRPGYTDISDLDGYYRDCVIGGVGAFMVQLRELQQFANVIRTKLVTEIADSDETPKNEFGRIAPLIQQAGIVAPTPRFAQAQPRVERAPANGQGRTGCLVGERMWNQRMGN